In the genome of Diaphorobacter sp. HDW4A, the window AAGATCTGTAAGACTTTTCCAAGATCATCCATTCATAATGCCGGGCTGCGGGGTAATCCCGCTCCCGGCCATCCATCGCCATTCGCGAGAATGGCTGCTTTTTGACGAATCTATTGCCTGCCGAGCTTGGTGTTTACCGACATCAGGGGAGGGTAGCGAAAAGAGGAATCGCGCATCATGAAACACATCATTGCTGTCCTGCTGGAAAACGAACCCGGAGCCCTGTCTCGCGTGGTTGGCCTGTTTTCCGCGCGTGGCTACAACATCGAATCGCTGACCGTGGCGCCCACAGAGGACGCCTCGCTGTCGCGCATGACCATCCAGACGACGGGCTCGGAAGACGTGATCGAGCAGATCACCAAGCACCTGAACCGTCTGATTGAAGTCGTGAAGGTCGTTGACCTCACCGAAGGCTCCTACACCGAGCGCGAGCTCATGATGGTGAAAGTGCGCGCGGTCGGCAAAGAGCGCGAAGAGATGAAGCGCATGGCCGACATCTTCCGCGGCCGCATCATCGACGTGACCGACAAGAGCTACACCGTCGAGCTGACGGGCGATCAAAGCAAGAACGATGCGTTCCTGCAGGCGATTGACCGCACAGCCATTCTCGAAACAGTGCGCACTGGCGCCAGCGGCATTGGCCGGGGCGAGCGGATTCTGCGCGTGTAATCGGCACGGGATTCACCCTCTCGAGCCAAACCACATGCAGAGTGTTTTTCGCTGCATTTCTTCTTCGTTTAGTTTTTAGTTTCAACCCCCAAAACCATTCCCCGGAGCCGATATGAAAGTTTTCTACGACAAAGACTGTGATCTGAGCCTCATCAAGGGCAAGACCGTTGCCATCATTGGTTACGGCAGCCAAGGTCATGCACACGCACAGAACCTGAACGACAGCGGCGTGAAGGTCGTGGTTGGTCTGCGCAAGGGCGGCGCTTCCTGGGACAAGGTTGGCAAGGCCGGCCTGAACGTCATGGAAGTCAACGACGCAGTCAAGGCTGCCGACGTGGTCATGATTTTGTTGCCCGACGAGCAAATCGCCGAGGTCTACAACAACAACGTCGCTCCGAACATCAAGCAAGGCGCTTCGCTGGCTTTCGCTCACGGCTTCAACGTGCACTACAACCAGGTCATCCCACGTGCTGATCTGGACGTGTGGATGGTGGCTCCAAAGGCTCCAGGCCACACCGTGCGCAACACCTACACCCAAGGTGGCGGCGTGCCTCACCTGGTGGCCGTGCATCAGGACAAGTCCGGCAAAGCCCGTGACCTGGCCCTGTCGTACGCAATGGCCAATGGTGGCGGCAAGGCCGGCATCATCGAGACCAACTTCAAGGAAGAAACCGAGACCGACCTGTTCGGCGAGCAAGCCGTTCTGTGCGGCGGCGCTGTCGAGTTGATCAAGATGGGTTACGAGACCTTGGTCGAAGCCGGCTACGCTCCAGAAATGGCGTACTTCGAATGCTTGCACGAGCTGAAGCTGATCGTTGACTTGATCTACGAAGGCGGCATTGCCAACATGAACTACTCGATCTCGAACAACGCCGAATACGGCGAGTACGTGACAGGTCCTGAAGTGATCAACGAAGAATCCCGCAAGGCCATGCGCAACGCTCTGAAGCGCATCCAGAACGGTGACTACGCCAAGATGTTCATCCAGGAAGGTCGCCTGAACTATCCTTCGATGACTGCACGTCGCCGCAACACGGCTGACCACAGCATCGAAATCGTCGGTGGCAAGCTGCGCGCCATGATGCCTTGGATTGCCAAGAACAAGCTGGTAGACCAAACCCGCAACTGATTCTTGCAATTGGTCTCCAATGAACGCCCATTTTGGGGCGTTTGTTTTTTGGGCTTTCGTTTGCTTGCCGCGGGGGCGAAGCCCGCGGCTTCGATGGCTGACCGCTTTGTGGCGGCCATACAGCCCCTCATGCTTTGTTGCAAAGCCTTGTCGTACGAGAGTACTGCCTGCGGTTTTGCGTCGCGCCTGAGGGGCTGTCTTGCCGTTGGGGTTTATTCGAAGGCCCTCTGTGCTGCTTTGGTCCGCTCCGGGATTCGGGGATCAGGGCTTCAAGCATCAAGCCTGTTGTGCTACATTGTTGGTCTATGAAAACGTTGGCTCTCGCCCTAGCTCTACTGCCCACCGGGCTGTGATGTTGGCGCGCGAGCGAACTGTTCATCCGATGGCCCGTATGCAAGCGCAGCGGGCCATTTGTTTTTTGCGCTTGGAATACGGTTCTTTTCAATTGACCGAGCTGCATGGGTTGCAGCGCTCTGGAGACCTCGATGACTGAAAAACTGATTATTTTTGACACTACGTTGCGTGATGGAGAGCAGTCGCCCGGCGCGTCGATGACCAAGGATGAAAAGCTGCGCATCGCCCGTCTGCTGGAGCGCCTGAAAGTCGACGTGATCGAGGCTGGTTTTGCAGCCAGCTCGAATGGCGATTTCGAGTGCATCCGCTCCATCGCCGGTGCGGTGAAGGACTCCACCATCTGCTCGCTCTCGCGTGCGAACGACCGCGACATCGCGCGTTCGGCCGAGGCGCTGGCGGGTGCGAACCGCGCGCGCATCCATGTGTTCCTGGCCACCAGCCCGCTGCACATGGAAAAGAAATTGCGCATGACGCCTGATCAGGTGTTTGAGCAGGCGGTCAGCTCGATCCGTTTTGCGCGCAATCTCTGCGGCGACATCGAATTCAGCGCGGAAGACGGCTACCGCAGCGATCCGGATTTCCTCTGCCGCGTGTTTGAGGCGGTGATCAAGGAAGGCGCAACCACCATCAACGTGCCCGACACCGTGGGCTACGCGATTCCCGAACTCTACGGCGACTTCATCAAGAATCTGCGCGAACGCATTCCGAATGCGGACAAGGCAATCTGGTCCGTGCACTGCCACAACGACCTCGGCATGGCCGTGGCGAACTCGCTGGCTGGTGTGAAGATCGGCGGCGCGCGTCAGGTAGAGTGCACGATCAACGGCTTGGGCGAGCGTGCTGGCAATTGCTCGCTCGAAGAAGTCGTGATGGCGATTAAAACTCGCAAGGACTACTTCGGTCTCGATGTGAACATCGACACGCAGCACATCGTCGCCGCGAGCCGCATGGTCAGCCAGACCACCGGCTTCGTCGTGCAGCCGAACAAGGCGGTGGTCGGCGCCAATGCGTTCGCGCATGCATCCGGCATTCACCAGGACGGCGTGCTCAAGGCGCGTGATACCTACGAAATCATGCGTGCGGAAGACGTGGGTTGGGCGGCAAACAAGATCGTTCTGGGCAAGCTCTCGGGCCGCAACGCGTTCAAGCAACGCCTGCAGGAGCTGGGTGTTCAGATGGAGAGCGAAGGCGAGATCAATGCCGCGTTCACCCGATTCAAGGAACTGGCCGACCGCAAGAGCGACATCTTCGACGAGGACATCCTCGCGCTGGTAAGTGACGAACATGCGGCGACGCAAAAGGATTCCTTCGGTTTTGTCTCGCTTTCCCAACACAGCGAAACCGGCGAACGCCCTCACGCTAAAGTGGTCTTTACCGCTGAAGGCAAGGAAGTGCAGGGCGAATCCGACGGCAATGGCCCGGTCGATGCGTCGCTCAAGGCCATCGAATCTCACGTCAACAGCGGCGCGGAAATGGTGCTCTATTCGGTGAACGCGATCAGCGGTTCTACAGAGAGCCAGGGCGAGGTCACGGTGCGTCTTCAGAGCAACGGCCGCGTAGTCAACGGCGTGGGTGCGGACCCGGATATCGTCGTCGCGTCAGCCAAAGCCTATCTGAGCGCGTTGAATAAGTTACAAAGTAAATCGGAGCGAGTAGCCGCTCAAGGTTGAGCCCGGTTTTATAATTAACTCACTTTCTTGAAGAGTCGCGTAAGGTCTTGATCTTGTGCGACTTTTTTTGATTGTGTACACTGAAACCGTTTATTGCCGCTTGGAGCATCTTGATGCAAGCCCGAAACCGCATCGCCGCCCGTTTTCTCAGCGCCTTGGCTTTTGTAGCCTTGAGCGTCTCGTTAGCCGTGCCGACTGTGCACGCTGCCGAGAAAAAGAAAGCGGTTGCCGTCAAGAAACAGTCGGCTTCTTCGGGTGCCAAACGCCCAGTTGCGAAATCCACGGAAAAACAGACGCGCAAGACGGCAGAGGCCACGCGCGGCAAGTCGGGACGCGTGACCGCATCGCTCAGCAAGTCCAACCGCCTTTCTGCGCGCGGCGCAAAGGCCCCGGTGCGAACTGTGGCCTACACGCCAGCACCTCAGTCCTTCGGTCAGATTGCGGGGCTGCATGACGTGCAAGATCCGCTGGCGCTGCAATCGAGCGTGGCGCTGGTGATCGATCAAGACACCAAGGAAGTGCTGCTGAGCAAGAACGAGGGCGCCGTGCTGCCCATCGCGTCGCTCACCAAGCTCATGACAGGCCTGCTGGTTTCGGAAGCGCGCCTGGACATGAATGAGTCCATCACCATCACTCAAGATGATGTGGATACCGAAAAATTCAGTCGCTCGCGTCTGTCGGTCGGTACGACGCTCAGCCGCGGCGAATTGCTGCATCTGGCGTTGATGTCGAGTGAGAACCGCGCGGCACACGCACTGGGACGCACTTATCCGGGTGGTTTGGCGGTCTTTGTCGAGAAGATGAATTCCAAGGCACGTCAAATCGGCATGCGCTCCACGCACTATGTGGAGCCCACAGGACTGTCCAGCAGCAACCAGGCCAGCGCACGTGATCTGGCGCAACTGGTGAGCGTGGCTCACAACGATCCGCTGCTGCGCGAACTGACCACCTCGCCAAGCTACGAAGTAGAAATCGGCAGCCGCACCTTGCAATTCAACAACACCAATCGCCTCGTCAAGAGCCCATCGTGGGACATCGGTCTGCAGAAGACGGGTTTCATCAACGAGGCGGGTCGCTGCCTCGTGATGCAGGCGCAAGTATCTGGCCGAAAGCTGATCATGGTGTTCTTGGACTCCGCAGGCAAGTTCAGCCGCTTGGCCGATGCGGAACGCGTGCGCAACTGGGTAGAGCAGCGCTCGCATACGGGAGGCCATGTCATGGCAAGCTCCAATCACGGCGATAGCTGATTCAATCTTGAGGCCCAGTAAAAAACCGCGCATTGCGCGGTTTTTTACTTTTGCACAGACAGAAATCAGTTCGTGATCGGCCCGTTGAACGCCGTGCGCTGGCCTTCGTTGAACCCAAGCGCCTGCGAGATTTCCTTGGCGGTGGTTTGCAGCTTGGGCAACCAGTTTTCGTCCAGACGATCAGCGGGGGCGGAAATGGACAGGCCGGCCACCAGTTGGCCCTGATCGTCGAACACGCCGGCTGCCATGCAGCGCACGCCGAGCTCGAGCTCTTCGTTGTCGCGGGCGATGCCGTACTGGCGGGCTTTGCCAAGCTCGCGCTCGAGGTTCGGCAGTTGCGTGATGCTGTTGCGCGTGTGCCCGGGCAGACCCGTGCGGGTGGCATAGGCGCGCACGCGTTGCGGGTCGTCGGCGGCGAGGAACAGCTTGCCGGTGGATGTGAGATGCAGTGGGGCGTGGCCGCCGATGGCGCGCACGACCTGCATGCCGGAGCGCTCGCTGTAGGCACGTTCGACATAGACGATTTCGTCGCCCTGACGCACGCTCAGGTTCACGGGTTGCTGGATCAGCTTGTGCAGCAAGCGCATCGGTGCCATGGCCGCGTCGCGCACGGACAGGCGCGCCTTCACCAGATTGCCGAGTTCGAGCAGGCGCATGCCGAGTCGATAGCTGCCGGATTCCGGTCGATCCACGAAGCGACCAATCGTCAGGTCATTGAGGATGCGGTGCGTGGTCGAGGGGTGCAGGCCCGTTTTTTCGCTGATTTCCTTGAGTGAAATGGCCTCTTCACGAGAGGCCAGGACATCAATGAGCACAAACATGCGTTCCAGTACCTGGACGCTGGGC includes:
- the ilvN gene encoding acetolactate synthase small subunit, whose product is MKHIIAVLLENEPGALSRVVGLFSARGYNIESLTVAPTEDASLSRMTIQTTGSEDVIEQITKHLNRLIEVVKVVDLTEGSYTERELMMVKVRAVGKEREEMKRMADIFRGRIIDVTDKSYTVELTGDQSKNDAFLQAIDRTAILETVRTGASGIGRGERILRV
- the ilvC gene encoding ketol-acid reductoisomerase, with translation MKVFYDKDCDLSLIKGKTVAIIGYGSQGHAHAQNLNDSGVKVVVGLRKGGASWDKVGKAGLNVMEVNDAVKAADVVMILLPDEQIAEVYNNNVAPNIKQGASLAFAHGFNVHYNQVIPRADLDVWMVAPKAPGHTVRNTYTQGGGVPHLVAVHQDKSGKARDLALSYAMANGGGKAGIIETNFKEETETDLFGEQAVLCGGAVELIKMGYETLVEAGYAPEMAYFECLHELKLIVDLIYEGGIANMNYSISNNAEYGEYVTGPEVINEESRKAMRNALKRIQNGDYAKMFIQEGRLNYPSMTARRRNTADHSIEIVGGKLRAMMPWIAKNKLVDQTRN
- a CDS encoding 2-isopropylmalate synthase, coding for MTEKLIIFDTTLRDGEQSPGASMTKDEKLRIARLLERLKVDVIEAGFAASSNGDFECIRSIAGAVKDSTICSLSRANDRDIARSAEALAGANRARIHVFLATSPLHMEKKLRMTPDQVFEQAVSSIRFARNLCGDIEFSAEDGYRSDPDFLCRVFEAVIKEGATTINVPDTVGYAIPELYGDFIKNLRERIPNADKAIWSVHCHNDLGMAVANSLAGVKIGGARQVECTINGLGERAGNCSLEEVVMAIKTRKDYFGLDVNIDTQHIVAASRMVSQTTGFVVQPNKAVVGANAFAHASGIHQDGVLKARDTYEIMRAEDVGWAANKIVLGKLSGRNAFKQRLQELGVQMESEGEINAAFTRFKELADRKSDIFDEDILALVSDEHAATQKDSFGFVSLSQHSETGERPHAKVVFTAEGKEVQGESDGNGPVDASLKAIESHVNSGAEMVLYSVNAISGSTESQGEVTVRLQSNGRVVNGVGADPDIVVASAKAYLSALNKLQSKSERVAAQG
- a CDS encoding D-alanyl-D-alanine carboxypeptidase family protein, giving the protein MQARNRIAARFLSALAFVALSVSLAVPTVHAAEKKKAVAVKKQSASSGAKRPVAKSTEKQTRKTAEATRGKSGRVTASLSKSNRLSARGAKAPVRTVAYTPAPQSFGQIAGLHDVQDPLALQSSVALVIDQDTKEVLLSKNEGAVLPIASLTKLMTGLLVSEARLDMNESITITQDDVDTEKFSRSRLSVGTTLSRGELLHLALMSSENRAAHALGRTYPGGLAVFVEKMNSKARQIGMRSTHYVEPTGLSSSNQASARDLAQLVSVAHNDPLLRELTTSPSYEVEIGSRTLQFNNTNRLVKSPSWDIGLQKTGFINEAGRCLVMQAQVSGRKLIMVFLDSAGKFSRLADAERVRNWVEQRSHTGGHVMASSNHGDS
- a CDS encoding IclR family transcriptional regulator, with product MKKNYSDSPAKPSVQVLERMFVLIDVLASREEAISLKEISEKTGLHPSTTHRILNDLTIGRFVDRPESGSYRLGMRLLELGNLVKARLSVRDAAMAPMRLLHKLIQQPVNLSVRQGDEIVYVERAYSERSGMQVVRAIGGHAPLHLTSTGKLFLAADDPQRVRAYATRTGLPGHTRNSITQLPNLERELGKARQYGIARDNEELELGVRCMAAGVFDDQGQLVAGLSISAPADRLDENWLPKLQTTAKEISQALGFNEGQRTAFNGPITN